One Acidimicrobiia bacterium DNA segment encodes these proteins:
- a CDS encoding acyl-CoA dehydrogenase family protein, which produces MLPDYATHEQAVGLDWYAGDPNLRFLLDRHLPDPADRTFAEEHVGRFGALVGGDVARRAEITDKHGPELRRYDHWGLEVDQVVHHPTWTANKADLVRAGFVGLPWHASRPVPAVVTAAIAYLVSQAETAIYCGLGMTAGAADIVERYAPDGVRDDLLRRLTSLDPEDAWEGGMFLTERQGGSDVGANTTRAVPDGDEWRIFGDKHFCSNVDAEVFIVLARPEGAPDGAAGLGTFIVPRVLPDGSPNGFRIKRLKPKLGTVGVPTAEVTLDGARAWMAGDPRGSARQGDSAGGVAAPAKADGGGRSAGINKMMEMVNGSRFGVALMGLGIHRRSFLEAAIYAAHREQWGQRIDRYPLVRETLVDVLVELEAGLAMTFECAVATRAAASEDEGRLLRRILVPLAKMRATREAIGAASQSLEIFGGNGYMEDWPMARQLRDAQCHTIWEGAENILCLDVRRAMRNEGAHEALLARVERALDEANGNRALALTADAVATTLKDAREAIAHLETSPTDLQLLHARRFSYLLADLAEGALLLDEASWSLRRDGDARKAVVAQRFARRRLAPPRVRGILDDDRTALDLFDAIVRYGRVEPSDVAA; this is translated from the coding sequence ATGCTTCCCGACTACGCGACGCACGAGCAGGCGGTCGGACTCGACTGGTACGCCGGCGACCCCAACCTGCGGTTCCTCCTCGACCGTCACCTCCCGGACCCCGCCGACCGGACTTTCGCCGAGGAGCACGTGGGCCGGTTCGGCGCGCTCGTCGGCGGCGACGTCGCGCGCCGCGCCGAGATCACCGACAAGCACGGTCCCGAGCTGCGCCGCTACGACCACTGGGGGCTCGAGGTCGACCAGGTCGTCCACCACCCGACGTGGACCGCGAACAAGGCCGACCTCGTGCGGGCCGGGTTCGTCGGGCTCCCGTGGCACGCGTCACGCCCCGTGCCCGCCGTCGTGACCGCTGCGATCGCGTACCTCGTGTCACAGGCGGAGACCGCGATCTACTGCGGCCTCGGCATGACCGCGGGCGCGGCCGACATCGTCGAGCGGTACGCGCCCGACGGCGTGCGCGACGACCTGCTGCGTCGCCTCACCAGCCTCGACCCCGAGGACGCCTGGGAAGGGGGAATGTTCCTCACCGAACGTCAGGGCGGCAGCGACGTCGGCGCGAACACGACACGTGCCGTCCCGGACGGCGACGAGTGGCGCATCTTCGGCGACAAGCACTTCTGCTCGAACGTCGACGCCGAGGTGTTCATCGTCCTCGCACGTCCGGAGGGCGCGCCCGACGGCGCCGCGGGCCTCGGGACGTTCATCGTCCCGCGGGTGCTTCCGGACGGTTCGCCCAACGGGTTCCGGATCAAGCGGCTGAAGCCGAAGCTCGGCACCGTCGGCGTCCCGACCGCGGAGGTCACCCTCGACGGCGCGCGCGCATGGATGGCGGGCGACCCGCGCGGCAGCGCCCGTCAGGGCGACAGCGCCGGCGGCGTTGCCGCACCCGCCAAGGCCGACGGAGGAGGCCGCAGCGCGGGCATCAACAAGATGATGGAGATGGTGAACGGCAGCCGGTTCGGCGTCGCGCTCATGGGGCTCGGCATCCACCGGCGTTCGTTCCTGGAGGCCGCGATCTACGCCGCGCACCGCGAGCAGTGGGGTCAGCGCATCGACCGCTACCCGCTCGTGCGCGAGACACTCGTCGACGTGCTCGTCGAGCTCGAGGCCGGGCTCGCCATGACGTTCGAGTGCGCGGTCGCGACACGTGCCGCCGCCTCGGAGGACGAGGGACGGCTCCTGCGCCGGATCCTCGTGCCGCTCGCGAAGATGCGCGCCACGCGCGAAGCAATCGGCGCGGCCAGTCAGTCGCTCGAGATCTTCGGTGGCAACGGCTACATGGAGGACTGGCCGATGGCACGCCAGCTGCGCGACGCGCAGTGCCACACCATCTGGGAGGGCGCCGAGAACATCCTCTGCCTCGACGTGCGCCGCGCGATGCGCAACGAAGGGGCACACGAGGCGCTCCTCGCGAGGGTCGAGCGCGCGCTCGACGAGGCGAACGGGAACCGCGCGCTCGCGCTGACAGCGGACGCGGTCGCGACGACGTTGAAGGACGCCCGTGAGGCGATCGCGCATCTCGAGACGTCGCCCACCGACCTGCAGCTGCTGCACGCCCGCCGGTTCTCGTACCTCCTCGCGGATCTCGCCGAAGGCGCGCTCCTGCTCGACGAGGCGTCGTGGTCGCTGCGACGTGACGGCGACGCGCGCAAGGCCGTCGTCGCGCAGCGCTTCGCGCGTCGCCGGCTCGCGCCGCCGCGTGTCCGCGGCATCCTCGACGACGACCGCACCGCGCTCGACCTGTTCGACGCGATCGTGCGCTACGGGCGCGTCGAGCCGTCCGACGTCGCGGCCTGA
- a CDS encoding amidase family protein has translation MTELWERDAWTIADDVRAGTLRARDVVDVHLARIERRNGELNAICHLDEDGARRQADDVDRRVAAGEDPGPWAGIPIGVKELSQVDGFPDTHASLLHRDAVASADAHEVARLRAAGAVIVGLTTSPEFGSVSFTNTPLHGITRNPWDPKRTPGGSSGGSAAAVAGGLLPACTGSDGGGSIRIPSSYSGLFGWKCTFGRIGAGPDPFDTSLTSVHGPIVRSVRDAARYIDTAAGPTATDPTSLPPPALSYEDALLSGEAVARLRGLRAGWSSTLGYGVVDPEVERVTREAAAVLAERAGIELVDIDVDLPPPGRSWSIESSVSMAAWHLDAAREHWDELTPIVRSGLQMVDRLRPDGLLKAMRRRHELLTAVGAVFRDVDLLVTPTTATTALPAEGVFVTEVAGREADLFVASAAFTAPFNMTGQPAASIPAGLVDGMPVGVQVVARRHCDELPLAAGAVLEAARPWPKLAPGW, from the coding sequence ATGACCGAGTTGTGGGAGCGGGACGCATGGACGATCGCGGACGACGTGCGCGCCGGGACGCTGCGCGCGCGTGACGTCGTCGACGTCCATCTCGCGCGGATCGAGCGCCGCAACGGGGAGCTGAACGCGATCTGCCACCTCGACGAGGACGGTGCGCGCCGGCAGGCCGACGACGTCGATCGACGCGTCGCGGCCGGTGAGGACCCCGGGCCGTGGGCCGGCATCCCGATCGGCGTCAAGGAGCTCTCGCAGGTCGACGGGTTCCCGGACACGCACGCGTCACTGTTGCATCGTGACGCGGTCGCGAGCGCCGACGCCCACGAGGTCGCGCGCCTGCGCGCCGCGGGTGCGGTGATCGTCGGGCTGACCACGTCGCCCGAGTTCGGCTCCGTCAGCTTCACGAACACGCCGCTCCACGGGATCACGCGCAATCCGTGGGATCCGAAGCGGACGCCCGGCGGCTCGTCGGGCGGCTCCGCGGCGGCCGTCGCCGGCGGCCTGCTGCCCGCGTGCACCGGCAGCGACGGAGGTGGCTCGATCCGCATCCCGTCGAGCTACAGCGGCCTGTTCGGATGGAAGTGCACGTTCGGGCGCATCGGTGCGGGCCCCGACCCGTTCGACACGTCGCTCACCTCCGTGCACGGCCCGATCGTCCGGTCGGTGCGCGATGCCGCGCGCTACATCGACACGGCCGCGGGCCCGACCGCGACCGACCCGACGTCGCTGCCGCCGCCCGCGCTGTCGTACGAGGACGCGCTCCTGTCCGGCGAGGCCGTCGCGCGCCTTCGTGGGTTGCGCGCCGGTTGGAGCAGCACGCTCGGTTACGGCGTCGTCGACCCCGAGGTCGAGCGGGTGACGCGCGAAGCCGCGGCGGTGCTCGCCGAGCGGGCCGGGATCGAGCTCGTCGACATCGACGTCGACCTGCCGCCGCCCGGCCGCTCGTGGAGCATCGAGTCGTCGGTGTCGATGGCCGCGTGGCACCTCGACGCCGCGCGCGAGCACTGGGACGAGCTCACGCCCATCGTGCGCTCGGGCCTGCAGATGGTCGACCGGTTGCGACCCGACGGCCTGCTGAAGGCGATGCGTCGCCGCCACGAGCTGCTCACCGCGGTCGGCGCCGTCTTCCGCGACGTCGACCTGCTCGTCACCCCGACGACCGCGACGACCGCGCTGCCCGCGGAGGGTGTGTTCGTCACCGAGGTCGCGGGACGCGAGGCGGACCTGTTCGTCGCGTCCGCCGCGTTCACCGCGCCGTTCAACATGACGGGTCAGCCCGCGGCGAGCATCCCGGCCGGGCTCGTGGACGGCATGCCCGTCGGCGTGCAGGTCGTCGCGCGCCGGCACTGCGACGAGCTGCCGCTCGCGGCCGGCGCGGTGCTCGAGGCGGCGCGGCCGTGGCCCAAGCTCGCACCCGGCTGGTAG